The genome window ATCTGCCCTCGCCTGTATCGAGCAAATAATTAGCATGAAGCGCCGCCGGATTGCACTCAATATGTGGGAAAAAGCCAAGGCAGCTAGCAGTGGCGAAGAGGCTATAGAATATCACCAACTATTCTGTGCCGAACAAGAATGGCTCCAGGAATTAGAGCGGCTGCGTCAAGTGAATTTTTACGATTTAACATCCGTGCCGTGGGGCTAATACCCTTTTAGATTTTAGATTGGAGATTTTAGATTTTAGATTTTAGATGGGAGATGACTCGTTCGATATAGGTTTGAAGCTTGCCTGGGGTGACATTGTTTTAAACTGATCTAAGGTATAAATTCCTTACTAGAAACGGGTTTTTAGTAAGCTGTTGCGGCATTTAAATTGTCTGTCAAAAAACTTAAAGTCTTGTGGGGTGGGCCTATGAGCCCGCCGTGAATCTACAATTTAAATGCGCGACAGCTTAAGGACTTTATTACTTTATTCAACGAGCCTTTTAATAATCGCAAAAAAGAGTTTCGCGAGTATCTCTACCCGTCACCGGATTAGTACCTTTTGCCACTTTACAAAGTTTTTCTATCATATCGTCTCGCAGCAGTGTTTCTGTAAAATCAGCACCGTCAATAACAGCTCCTTCGAGTCTGGTATTGTAAGCGAAAGCACCCTCAAGGATAGCATTAGTTAAATTTGCTTTCATCATGCGAGCTAAATCTAAAGTAGCACCCGTCAAATTAGCGCCTTCAAAATTTGCCTCTTCCATATTTGCCGCAAAAAAGCTGACGCCGCGCAAATCTGCATTAGTAAAATTGCTGTTGCGAAGATTGGCTTTATTAAAACTGTCGTCAGTCAGAACTTTGCCGGTAAAATCAGCGCCGACTAGGATTTCTTTGTCGCGATCCAAAGCGAAAGCAGGTGCGGGATTAATGCCGATCGCCCCAGCGGCAATTACTGCTAAAATAACAAAACTCAGCAAGAAAGTATAAATATGTTGGCGAATTCGAGAAATCATCATACAAGTTCAAGCTAATGGGCAGTCGTGACAGTTCAGAATTGAATTCTACCAGAAAGCGCGCTCGCCCGATCGCCACGGCCCACTCCAATTCCCCCCAATCCCCAAACTCTCGGGAGATCGGCACATTGGGAGAAAACTTAGTCGCCCACTGCTTGCAGCAGCAAGGTTGGGAAATCCTGCACCGGCAGTGGCGCTGTCGGTGGGGAGAGATTGACATCATCGCACTCGGAAGAGATGAAGAAAGCAAAATCAACAGAGGTAACGAAAATTCCCCATTCCCCATTCCCCATTCCCAAACATTAGCATTTGTCGAGGTAAAAACTCGCCGCCGGGGTAATTGGGATGCTGGTGGAATGCTGGCTGTTAGTACCGCAAAACAAGCCAAACTTTGGCAAACAGCCGAAATATTTTTAAGCAGTCATCCAGATTTAGCCAATAATTATTGTCGCTTTGATGTCGCTTTAGTCAGGTGCGAACATTCACAACAAAACACTAAGCGAATATTACCGCCATTAACAGCAGCCCACTCTCAATCCGCCGTTGCAGGAAACTACCGACTCACCCTGGAAGAATACATTCGATCGGCTTTTAGCAATTAAAAATATATACAGCATATTCCAGCTTCATGAAGTACAGTAGTAGCTATATTATGTGGTGTCAATCTGTAGGGTGCCTCGCTGCTTCATATTTGACAAAACTTGCAGATCGCCAGTGGGCGACGCACCCTACAGCAGGCGATCGCTTTTATTGTATATACCACATATACATGGAATATGCTCTAATTAAAATTTAGAGGGTAAAATCTCAAAGCAATGCCACTAGGTAATTTTTAACTGTTAACTTGCCTAGGCTGTCGCGCATTTCTCTGCTTGAGCTTTAACGGATCTGAAAAAAGCGTTAAATCTTCTCCCGCTTTCCCCTTCTCTCCCTCTCCTGTTCTGTCCTCACAGTTAATTTATATGCGTAGCAATCTAGGCGAGAGTTTCCGGGCAATATCCCAGACCCTTGACAAACTGCTGGCGAAACGCTTCAATTTCTTTGCGGTCAGGGCTGCCGTGACAAACCACTGCCACCTGGTAGCGGCGCATCACGCTCAGCGGCGACTGTCCGGTTTCCAAACTCCAAAGCGCCATTTGCAAGCGAATTTCAGGATCGTAAGGAATCCCGAGTTCGTTCATAAAAGCCCGAAAATCCCCGTGCATTTCGGGAGTTAAATATTGGCTCATTTTCACCTTTACCACCCAGCCGTCAATTTGGTGAATAACAGTGATAAATTGCAAGGGAAGATGATGAGCCGTGCGTAGGTAATCCACGACTCTCAGAGTAAGGCTAGTATTGGCGATGTAGTAGAGGTATTCCATAACGATCCTTATGAGCAAAGCTGATGCTACACCTCTATCCTCGCGGGCTATACCCGCCACCACAAGGGGAAAAGCACCCGACTTTGGATGGGGGTTTTTACCCAATTTGTTACCCAGTTAACAGATCGATCGCACAGGAATTCACTCGATGACAGAGATGGACTGGTCTTTGGACGGCTACGACTACGAACTTCCGCCCTCGCGCATTGCCCAAAATCCCGTAGTGCCGAGGGACAGTTCTCGCTTGCTGGCTGTAGATTCTCCCAGCAGCCACCAACACCGGATTTTTAGGAATTTACCCGATTTGCTGCAACCGGGCGACTTGCTGGTACTGAACAACACCCGCGTGCTGCCAGCGAGGCTCTACGGGCACAAACCCAACGGCCCGGCTGTGGAGATATTGTTGATGGAAGAACGGCAGCACAACTGCTGGTTGGCTTTGGTTAAACCGGGGAAACGCTTAAAGTTGGGATCGAAAATTGAGTTCGATCCCATCGCCCCTGCCTGTGAGGACTCAACCACAGCTCCTTGCTGTTGCCTTCCCGATGCCGCGATGCCCCATCGCCGTCGATTGACTGCAACAGTTATAGAGAGGGACGACGCAACAGGGGGACGGCTGTTGGAGTTTGACATCCCCAAAGATGAGAATCTGGCGAAGTTTTTGGACGAATACGGCCACGTACCCCTGCCGCCGTACATCGAAAATTCCCAAGCTTCAGCGGAACAGTACCAGACTGTTTATGCCGAGCGGCTTGGGGCGGTGGCTGCCCCCACAGCAGGCCTGCACTTCACCGAAGAATTGTTCTGCCGCTTGGAACAGCGGGGAATCGAAAAAACTTTTGTCACCTTACACGTAGGAGTGGGGACGTTTCGCCCGGTGGAGGTGGCAGACGTGACGGCTCACAAAATGCACGGCGAATGGGTGGAAGTACCCCCCGCCACCGTCGAGAAAATTCGGGAAACTCAAGCCCGAGGCGGGCGGATCGTTGCCGTGGGTACAACAGCAGTGCGAGCTTTAGAGGGAGCCGCCGCCGCGAGTGGCGATTTTTCCTTGCAACCTTTTTGCGGCCCGACCAATTTGTTTATCTACCCTGGTTACAGGTGGCGGGTTGTAGAGGGGATGATTACCAATTTTCACTTGCCCCGCTCTACTTTGATGATGATGGTAAGTGCGATGATTGGAAGGCCTCGGCTGTTGGATTTGTACCGAGAAGCGATCGAGCATCAGTACCGCTTTTATTCCTTTGGCGATGCCATGCTGATTTTACCAACAGCAACAAAGGATTGATCGATCGGGCATCGGGTTCGCCCCATGCCCGGTATTCCGTTTCTATTCTTCCTCCTCTTCTTCATTGCCGGGATACACGAAGCTGTTGGAACGCCCAGTCAAAACTGATTTGCCCAGAGACAGAGCTTTCTGAGCTGCCACTGCAGCTTTGCGCTTCCATGTAGCCTTACGCATATTCTTCTTAGATTTGGAGGTTTTCTTCTTAGGGACTGCCATGACGCTAAATACTTTCTGCTTGCTTATATAGACAAACAAACATTCTAGCCGATTTTGCCCAATGCTTACTCGAAAAACGGCAACAACTGCTCGGTCAGCAATGTCAAGTAGTAGGGTGCGTCAGCAATTAGCTTCTGGAAAAATAGACAAAATCTCCGAACTGACGCACTCGCAGCAGCTAAAGTTCGTGAAAGTGGTAGATCACGACGCCAGTGACGGCATCGTTCTCGATACTCACATAACCGGTTTTGAGCATTGCCGTGAAAGCCTCTTCCACTTCGGCAAAAGTCGCGCCGGTTGCCATCACCCCTTGGGTGACAGATAATCTTCCGTTCTTGGTATAAGCTGCCTTCAGGAGTTTAACCCCTAACTGGTCTGGAGTTTGCTTGGGGTATGTCGCGGCGATCGCCCCGCTGCTGGGATATAGCGGTATACCTTCGCGAGATACGCCGAGTTTGCCCCTGAGACTGGCATTGTGTTCGTCCACCATGTTCGGCAGCAGCAGCAAGTCAAACAATTGCCCAAACCCAAACAAACCAAAGGTAAACAGCCACAGCAAACCCGTACCAATCTTGCCGTTGTAGAGGCGGTGGAGTCCGAATGGGCCGAAAAAACAAGCTGCCCATAAAAGGTAACTAACACCTAAATTGCTCATTTTCTGACCGTCCTGCCTGATTATTCTAAGAATTGGAGTCCCTCTATACATTTTGTACTTTCTATCTGGTGTTTGAACAGTTTGACACCAGCAGATATTTGTGAATTGTCCGAAGTTATTGGTTATTTACTACCAATGCCCCATGCCCTGTTTGGCCCATGCCCTGTTTGGCCCATGCCCTGTTTGGCCCATGCCCATGCCCAGTGAGTAATTTTGCGTAGCAATTCTTAACGCCAGCAACATATTTGCGCGGGCGAGAGCTTGGTAAACTGGAGGGCGTGGAAATTACAGCAGCTTAGACCTGGATTCCACACGGAGCGCCAAACCAAGCGCGCCGCCAGCGCTGGCCGGACATACACGAGCGCGATCGCCCGCAGTACCCGACAATGGAAACAAGCGAGTAGTTATAAGCAGAAATCCAATAAACATATGGTAGATTCCCTCAAAAAACCCACTTTTGAAGAACTGCGGCCGGGAGTGAAAGCCCCAGCCAAAGAAACTATTCTCACACCGAGATTTTACACAACAGATTTTGACGAGATGGCCAAAATGGACATCTCGGTAAATGAAGCCGAACTAGAAGCAATTATCCAAGAGTTCCGCGTTGACTACAACAAAAACCACTTCGTGCGGGATGCCGAGTTCGATCAATCTTGGGAACACATAGACGGCGAAAAACGCCAGTTGTTCATTGAGTTTCTAGAACGTTCATGCACCGCTGAGTTTTCTGGGTTCTTGCTTTACAAAGAATTGGGACGCAGGCTCAAAGACAAAAATCCAGTGCTCGCCGAGGGTTTCAACCTGATGTCGCGGGACGAAGCGCGGCACGCCGGATTCCTCAACAAAGCCCTCTCGGACTTTAATTTGTCCCTGGATTTGGGTTTCTTGACAAAGAGCCGCAGTTACACATTCTTTAAGCCGAAGTTTATTTTCTACGCGACTTACTTGTCTGAAAAGATCGGTTATTGGCGCTACATCACGATTTATCAGCACTTAAAAGCCCATCCTGAAGACCAGATTTATCCGATTTTCCGATTCTTTGAAAATTGGTGCCAGGATGAAAACCGCCACGGAGATTTCTTTGATGCGGTGATGAGAGCTCAGCCTCAGATGTTGAACGATTGGCGCGCTAAGCTTTGGTGCCGTTTCTTCTTGCTGTCAGTGTTCGCGACAATGTATCTCAATGATATCCAGCGCGCCGGTTTTTATCGATCGCTCGGACTCGATGCTCGCGAATACGACATTGAAGTCATCAAAAAGACCAACGAAACAGCAGGTCGCGTATTCCCCGTCATGCTGGACGTGAACAACCCAGAGTTTTACGATCGGCTGGATATTTGCCTCAAGAACAATCAGAAGTTGACCGCAATTGTTGCTTCTAATACTCCGAAATTCTTGCAATTCTTCCAAAAATTGCCTTTGTATCTGTCTAACGGCTGGCAATTAGCGAAGCTGTACTTCATGAAGACGATTGAATCACCTTCAGTTGAGGGTGCAGTCCGTTAATTTTTGATTTTTCATCCTCTGTGACGGCGGTTCTGCGACAAGCGGAGCCGCTTTTTTTTGGTATCCAGATTCACCGCAAAAAGTTCTCGCCCGACTTACAGTCGCCCGGAGTTGGAATTGATGCTGGTTTTCCCTAAAATTTATCGCCATTCCCCCTGAAGGTTAAAAGCCGCCCAATAATAAGGAGAACGCCACTCTTCCTGCTTCAACATTTCCAGTTGCGCCGCCCTTAAAGCCGCCGCTGGCGTTAACCCTTTTTTCAGCATTCCCTGATAAAAACTTGACATTAACGTAGCCGTTCCTTCATCATCCACATTCCACAAACTCACCACCACTCGCTGAGCCCCCGCATACATAAGTCCCCGTGTCAATCCTACCATGCCCTCGCCTTGAATGTTCTGCCCTAATCCGGTTTGACAGGCACTTAAAACTACTAAATCGGCTGCTAATTTGAGATTAAAAATATCAGTAAGTCGCAGAAATCCGTTTAAAGGGTTACCCTTTTCATCTACCAGCGACAGGACGATTCCCGACAGTTCCGGGTGAGCGCTATTGGCGAAACCGTGAGTGGCAACATGAATGATTTTATATTGGCTTAAATTTGGGCTAGTTGCTGTGGCACGACTGGCTTCAAAATCCAAAGATTCTGTGCGAGAATTGGCAGGAACTAACGCTTGAATGATTTGAGCTTCTTGGCGAGTGAATTTTAAACGGCTCAACTGTAAGTTATTGGCGCGACCAGAGCGGCTTAAACCCAGATTTACTGATTCTATTGCTTGCAGATTGGTGGCGGTTGACTGGTTTTTGACTCGTTCATCTTCCGGGCTAAAAACTGGATCGGCGAGCATTGCTAAAGTCCGAGTAGGAGGTTGTCTGTCATTGTAGTTTTGTCTTAATATTCCCAAGGTGGAAGCTGAAGGCAGCAGCACGATTTCATGGTCTACTATTAAAGGCGGATTCCCATTTTCACCGTATTTTCCAGGGAGCGAGAGGGCAGCAAAGGGGAGGTAATTGAGAACGCCATCGCCAACTATCAGCAGGCGCTTTTGAGCGAGTTGTGCTGCTACGGGCTGTAAAATAATTTGACTGAGCGTGTTGTTAGCTTCAGCCACTCGATCGGGAATGTTTCGGTAGAGCGGGCTAGTCACAGCATCGCGGAAATTGCGGGCTGCTTTTTCGATGTCAACCTGTTTGGGCAATTCATAACTGGTGATACTGGTTTTAGTCACAGCCCAGAGATAGCTGCGATCTTTCCCTAGAGAATACTGGAGTAAAATGGTATTCTCATCGAGGATTTGTTGTTGAATTTGTGCTAGGGTTAGAGGCTGCGGTTGGGTGAGGGCTGCGTAACGGGGGCTGGTGGAGCGGATTTGGGCTTGAATGTCCTGATATTGTGCTAGTAAAGTTTGGCGTTTTTGATCTAATTCTGCTTTTTGTGGGGGGGTTGAATTGGGGCTGCTTGTAGTTTCGATTCGCCGTGTTTCTAAGGCATCGAGTTGCTGTTGTAAATTGCGTTCTTGCTGCAATAATTCCGGGGCGACACCTTGGCGAATATCGGCGTTTGCTTCTTGAAGAAGTTCGAGGAGGCTGCGGGCGCGGGAGCGTTCGCTAGCTTGAAAGGCTTTAGTATCATAACCCGAATTTGGTTGCGTTTTGTGCAGTTGCATTAACAGGTCAATGTAGAACTGGTAATAGTCCTGCACGGTGGCAAAGTATGAGATGCGGAGCTCGTGGTTGGTAATTTTGGTGCGGAGGTTTTCGATGATTTTGATGGAGGTTTCAATGTCAGTGAGGGCTGCGATTAAATTGCCTCGATCGCCTTTGAAAATAGCCCTATTGTAGAGGGTGAGAGCTTCCCCAGGACGATCGCCCACAGTGCGAAACAGCGGCAGGGCTTGGTTGAAATATTCTTCTGCTTTCTCCAGTTTTCCCAATTCTGAGTAAGTATTACCTAGATTGTTGAGGCTGTTGGCTTCTCCACGCCTATCGCCCGCTTTTTGTCTCAAATCGAGGGCTTGTTTGTAGTAGTCGAGGGCTGTTTGTTTTTCTCCCAAATCTGAATAGACTATGCCAATATTGTTGAGGGTAGTCGCTTCCTTAGCCCGATCGCCCACAGCGCGGAATAAGGGAAGGGCTTGGTTGAAATACTCTTTTGCTTTCTGTTTTTCTCCCAAATCGCTGTAGGCTAAGCCGATGTTGTTGAGTGTGGTGGCTTCCGCAGTGCGATCGCCCAAAGATCTATCGCTGTTTGCGGGTAGGTTCGAGATGTTGCTGAGGTTGATACTTGCTTCAGGGCGATCGCCCATTTCCCGAATTAGGGAAAGGACTTGGTTATAGTAGTCGATGGCTTGCTGTTTCTCTCCCAAAGCATAGTAGAAGGCGCCGATATTGTTGAGGATGACGGCTTGTTTAGGGCGATCGCCTACAGTCTGAGACCCAGAAAGGGCTTGCTTGTAGTAGTTCAGGGCTTGCTGTCTTTCTCCTAATCTATTACTAATCAAGCCCATTATATTCAGCGTCTCAGCTTCCTTGTCCCGATTTCTAAGCATTTGATAAAGCGAACGCGCTGCATCAAACTTTTGCAATGCCTCCTGGTAAGATGCTGCTGTTTCCCGATCGAATAGTCGCCCAGCTTCCTCAACCAATCGCTCGGCTTCATCTGTTTTTTGATTTAATAGTTGTTTGTTTTTCTGAATTAATCGCTCGGCTTCCCCATCCGGGATTTGATTTCTACTGAGATCGAGGGTTGTCAGATATACCAATCCCGCTAAAGGTGTGGCATCTGCGATTTGATTTCTACTGAGGTCTAGGTTAGTTAGATTTGTCAATCCCGCTAAAGGTGTGGCATCTGCGATTTGATTTCTACTGAGGTCTAGGGTGGGCAGATTTGTCAATCCCGATAATGGTTTCACATCTGCGATTTGATTTGATGCGAGGAAAAGCACTATCAGATTTGTCAATCCCGATAATGGTTTCACATCTGCAATTTTATTGCCACTCAAATAAAGAAAATTCAACTCCGTCATTGTCGATAAAGGTGTCACATCTACAATTTGATTAGATGCGAGGGACAGCCCTGTTAGATTAGTCAATCCCGCTAAAGGTTTTACATCTACGATTTGATTGGCTTCGAGGAAAAGCTCTGTCAGATTAGTCAGTCCCGATAATGGTTTCACGTCTGAGATTTGATTGAAATTGAGGACGAGGGATCTCAGATTAGTCAGTCCCGATAAGGGTTGCACATCTGTTATTTGATTTACACTGAGGTTGAGCCTTCTCAAATTGGTGAATTTTGATAATGGTTTGATATCGACTATTTGATTGTCAGCTAGGTAAAGTAGTGTGAGATTAGTCAGTCCCGATAATGGTTTCACGTCAGAGATTTGATTGGAAGTGAGGGTGAGATATCTCAGATTAGTCAGTCCCGATAATGGTTGCACATCGGTTATTTGATTTATACTGAGGTTGAGCTTTCTCAGATTTGTGAATTTTGATAATGGTTTGATATCGACTATTTGATTGCGAATTAGGGAAAGTTCTGTGAGATTAGTCAGTGTTTTTTGAGCGCGATCGCACTCTTGTGTTTTCGCTTTTGATAGCAGCACCTCCACCGTATGTCTGGCTTCAGGGGTCAAATTCTCTTTGTTGGTACAGAAATCAGCAAAACTTTCAAATGTCTGGGGATTTGGCGCGGCGGCAGATCCCATCAGGATAGTCGCACCTACAGCTAAGCCCCAACGCCCCCAAGTCGAAAGTATGAGATTCATAAACACTCGCTCAAAAAATACCTGATTAGCTGCTATCATAATCTATCGCACATTGTGATGCGCGCTTTTCCTTCCGGCTTGCCAATTAGATGGAGAGCATTTGGTGAAACAATAGTCGCTACTGCTTCTCGCTGCACTCTCCAAGCATTATTAGAAACCGGGTTTAAGAAACTGGCTTTTTCCAAAAAACCCGGTTCCTCATGAAAAATTCGGTTTCTGCACAAGTCCTATTTTACGTTACTCTCAACTCAGACAATTAAAATTAGCGATCGCCCCCAAACCTAGGATGTACTATTTTCTGACGTTTTATGAACCCCAACAAAAAACAATCCCACAAATCAATCTTTGTTTTTGCCCTGGGAATGCTCGGTGTTTTCCTCTTTTCCTTAAGTCTCCGCTTTTGGGAACTAGAGCGATTTAACACTTTAGTATTTGACGAGGTTTATTACGCTAAATTTGCCAACGATTATCTCACGAAAACTCCTTTTTTCAACGCTCACCCGCCTCTGAGCCAGTACATAATTGCGATCGGCATTTGGATCGGCACTCACCTTCCCTTCGGCAAAACAGCCGTCAACAGTATGGCAGGTTCCCTGCTTTCCCCTTGGGATTACCGCTGGTTGAATGCTCTCACGGGTTCCTTTATTCCCCTAGTTGTGGGAGCGCTGGCTTATCAGCTAGTTCCGCGCCGCACCTTTGCTTTTCTTGCTGCTTTATTTATCGCCTGCGACGGTCTGTTTTTAGTTGAGTCTCGCTACGCGCTGAACAACATTTATCTAGTTTTGTTGGGAATTTTAGGTCAGTTATTTCTTTTAAAAGCCGTAGAAGCAGAAGGCCAAAAGCGCTGGCTTTTGCTGGTACTTGCCGGTACTGGCTTCGGCGCATCTGCGGCTATCAAATGGAACGGATTGTGGTTTCTTTTCGGTACTTATCTAATTTTAATCTGTGCTTGGGCAGTTCGTTTTATCCAGGGTAACAAAGGAAATGAAGAACGAAGCCGCGAGGTAGATTCACCTCTAATTCCTGCCGAAAGTCCCGTACAAAAACTGACTAAACTCAATTTTATAGAACTCTGCTTGAGTCTA of Oscillatoria nigro-viridis PCC 7112 contains these proteins:
- a CDS encoding pentapeptide repeat-containing protein; translated protein: MMISRIRQHIYTFLLSFVILAVIAAGAIGINPAPAFALDRDKEILVGADFTGKVLTDDSFNKANLRNSNFTNADLRGVSFFAANMEEANFEGANLTGATLDLARMMKANLTNAILEGAFAYNTRLEGAVIDGADFTETLLRDDMIEKLCKVAKGTNPVTGRDTRETLFCDY
- a CDS encoding YraN family protein yields the protein MGSRDSSELNSTRKRARPIATAHSNSPQSPNSREIGTLGENLVAHCLQQQGWEILHRQWRCRWGEIDIIALGRDEESKINRGNENSPFPIPHSQTLAFVEVKTRRRGNWDAGGMLAVSTAKQAKLWQTAEIFLSSHPDLANNYCRFDVALVRCEHSQQNTKRILPPLTAAHSQSAVAGNYRLTLEEYIRSAFSN
- the acsF gene encoding magnesium-protoporphyrin IX monomethyl ester (oxidative) cyclase → MVDSLKKPTFEELRPGVKAPAKETILTPRFYTTDFDEMAKMDISVNEAELEAIIQEFRVDYNKNHFVRDAEFDQSWEHIDGEKRQLFIEFLERSCTAEFSGFLLYKELGRRLKDKNPVLAEGFNLMSRDEARHAGFLNKALSDFNLSLDLGFLTKSRSYTFFKPKFIFYATYLSEKIGYWRYITIYQHLKAHPEDQIYPIFRFFENWCQDENRHGDFFDAVMRAQPQMLNDWRAKLWCRFFLLSVFATMYLNDIQRAGFYRSLGLDAREYDIEVIKKTNETAGRVFPVMLDVNNPEFYDRLDICLKNNQKLTAIVASNTPKFLQFFQKLPLYLSNGWQLAKLYFMKTIESPSVEGAVR
- a CDS encoding CHAT domain-containing protein yields the protein MIAANQVFFERVFMNLILSTWGRWGLAVGATILMGSAAAPNPQTFESFADFCTNKENLTPEARHTVEVLLSKAKTQECDRAQKTLTNLTELSLIRNQIVDIKPLSKFTNLRKLNLSINQITDVQPLSGLTNLRYLTLTSNQISDVKPLSGLTNLTLLYLADNQIVDIKPLSKFTNLRRLNLSVNQITDVQPLSGLTNLRSLVLNFNQISDVKPLSGLTNLTELFLEANQIVDVKPLAGLTNLTGLSLASNQIVDVTPLSTMTELNFLYLSGNKIADVKPLSGLTNLIVLFLASNQIADVKPLSGLTNLPTLDLSRNQIADATPLAGLTNLTNLDLSRNQIADATPLAGLVYLTTLDLSRNQIPDGEAERLIQKNKQLLNQKTDEAERLVEEAGRLFDRETAASYQEALQKFDAARSLYQMLRNRDKEAETLNIMGLISNRLGERQQALNYYKQALSGSQTVGDRPKQAVILNNIGAFYYALGEKQQAIDYYNQVLSLIREMGDRPEASINLSNISNLPANSDRSLGDRTAEATTLNNIGLAYSDLGEKQKAKEYFNQALPLFRAVGDRAKEATTLNNIGIVYSDLGEKQTALDYYKQALDLRQKAGDRRGEANSLNNLGNTYSELGKLEKAEEYFNQALPLFRTVGDRPGEALTLYNRAIFKGDRGNLIAALTDIETSIKIIENLRTKITNHELRISYFATVQDYYQFYIDLLMQLHKTQPNSGYDTKAFQASERSRARSLLELLQEANADIRQGVAPELLQQERNLQQQLDALETRRIETTSSPNSTPPQKAELDQKRQTLLAQYQDIQAQIRSTSPRYAALTQPQPLTLAQIQQQILDENTILLQYSLGKDRSYLWAVTKTSITSYELPKQVDIEKAARNFRDAVTSPLYRNIPDRVAEANNTLSQIILQPVAAQLAQKRLLIVGDGVLNYLPFAALSLPGKYGENGNPPLIVDHEIVLLPSASTLGILRQNYNDRQPPTRTLAMLADPVFSPEDERVKNQSTATNLQAIESVNLGLSRSGRANNLQLSRLKFTRQEAQIIQALVPANSRTESLDFEASRATATSPNLSQYKIIHVATHGFANSAHPELSGIVLSLVDEKGNPLNGFLRLTDIFNLKLAADLVVLSACQTGLGQNIQGEGMVGLTRGLMYAGAQRVVVSLWNVDDEGTATLMSSFYQGMLKKGLTPAAALRAAQLEMLKQEEWRSPYYWAAFNLQGEWR
- the rpmF gene encoding 50S ribosomal protein L32 — translated: MAVPKKKTSKSKKNMRKATWKRKAAVAAQKALSLGKSVLTGRSNSFVYPGNEEEEEE
- a CDS encoding dolichyl-phosphate-mannose--protein mannosyltransferase codes for the protein MNPNKKQSHKSIFVFALGMLGVFLFSLSLRFWELERFNTLVFDEVYYAKFANDYLTKTPFFNAHPPLSQYIIAIGIWIGTHLPFGKTAVNSMAGSLLSPWDYRWLNALTGSFIPLVVGALAYQLVPRRTFAFLAALFIACDGLFLVESRYALNNIYLVLLGILGQLFLLKAVEAEGQKRWLLLVLAGTGFGASAAIKWNGLWFLFGTYLILICAWAVRFIQGNKGNEERSREVDSPLIPAESPVQKLTKLNFIELCLSLAIIPILVYSISWIPHLHFNPTPNFWQMQTEILTYHQRIKSGPDVHPYCSTWYSWPLMLRPIVYFYKTASSNAQPDPVLPPLPEGATQAIFDVHAMGNPLLWWLSTLALLLVIGVLVHRILVWLQTRSEASADTLEQQRPILFPPTAQMWLALYLIVNWAANLLPWMKVTRCVFLYHYMGCSVFAALALAWWVDRWLHSPQTRLRGMGVTIIFLVFGAFIFWMPIYLGLPLSQWEWKIRMWLPSWV
- the queA gene encoding tRNA preQ1(34) S-adenosylmethionine ribosyltransferase-isomerase QueA translates to MTEMDWSLDGYDYELPPSRIAQNPVVPRDSSRLLAVDSPSSHQHRIFRNLPDLLQPGDLLVLNNTRVLPARLYGHKPNGPAVEILLMEERQHNCWLALVKPGKRLKLGSKIEFDPIAPACEDSTTAPCCCLPDAAMPHRRRLTATVIERDDATGGRLLEFDIPKDENLAKFLDEYGHVPLPPYIENSQASAEQYQTVYAERLGAVAAPTAGLHFTEELFCRLEQRGIEKTFVTLHVGVGTFRPVEVADVTAHKMHGEWVEVPPATVEKIRETQARGGRIVAVGTTAVRALEGAAAASGDFSLQPFCGPTNLFIYPGYRWRVVEGMITNFHLPRSTLMMMVSAMIGRPRLLDLYREAIEHQYRFYSFGDAMLILPTATKD
- a CDS encoding TM2 domain-containing protein, encoding MSNLGVSYLLWAACFFGPFGLHRLYNGKIGTGLLWLFTFGLFGFGQLFDLLLLPNMVDEHNASLRGKLGVSREGIPLYPSSGAIAATYPKQTPDQLGVKLLKAAYTKNGRLSVTQGVMATGATFAEVEEAFTAMLKTGYVSIENDAVTGVVIYHFHEL